The genomic window GAGGCTTCTCTTCCGTTATGGTAGAACCTGAATCAGAACGATGTTTAGAGGCATCACCAGCACTGCCCTCCGTATCTAACTTCAACAGACCGACTTGTTTCGTCAATGGAGAGGTGGAGTCAGAGGCTTCAGGAACCGACGGCAAAGCTTCGGTAAGAGTTGGATCCGCCGTTGATTCAGCCAAAGGAGGTGGATTAGGTGGTGCAAGAGGTAGAGTAGGTGGCTGAGTGGAGGTATCCGAGGCTTCGGGCGTAGGAGCCTGAACATGTACttgaggagaaggtgaagggggagCAGGGGATCGTGTTGATTTCCTTTCGATACGTAATCTGCTAGCGAGAGATTTGGCCGCAGCTTGAGGACCAAGTGTGAAGCCCTTCTTCATTTCGCTTGCTTCCTTTGGATCGGATGACTTCCAGCGTCTCCATCCATCGAAATCGATCAAAGCCTGATTATATCAGCTATGTCCTACTTCAGAcgcaactcacctgcataCAACCCCATTCTACGATTTTCTTGTCAAGCCACTTGAGTGACACTGGTTTGGTCAAGAAATCATTACATCCTGCTGCTAACGCGGCAACTCGATCAGACTGTAACGAAGAGGCGGTGAGAGCGACGATAATGACAGATGATcggaatggtgaagatggtactgGTCCTTCGACGCTTGGTGCACGAGTGTGTTCAATGCTAGGCGTTGAGGGGAATACTCCTATATTGTTATGCCTTTCCATCTTCCGGATTTCCTTGGTGGCTTCGATACCGTCCATCACGGGCAGTTGGATATCCATCTGAAGAATAGTCAGCACTGCCACAACTGAATGACATTTCGGATACTCACCAATATAAGATGGAAACCTCCCGTTCGCCACTTCTCAACCGCTTCTTGACCATCCTTGGCCGACTGATGCTTGATTTTCTTTTTACGCAAGAACATACTCAAGATATTTTGATTGATAGGGTTATCTGCGATGCGTCAGTGTGGCACATACTATTGAACGACTTACCTTCTACAATCAGAACGTTGATAGGAGGGACAACGACATCGTTCTTATCCACTTTCTTGGCCGGTCGAGGAGCAGCTTTCTTGGTGTCGATCTCCACGTCTTCTGCAGTGGTCGATGCAGGACCTTTCTTCGGTGGTCgaggaggttggaaagtACCTTGGTCTGCTCGAGGTGAAGGAATGACAGGAGAGTGTCCTGGTGTAGATCGCCGTTGCCCTTGAGTAATCGTAGCTGACCGATCACGTCCGACGGCCACGATCGGCGATTCCGAAACAGGCAAGGTCCTTCGCCTAGAGTTGACACGAGCATGTCCAGGCCTTTCTGATACCGAACCTCTTCGTTCGTCTGTACCACTGGGGTTGGTGACATTAGAGACCCTTCTAGAATTGCTAGGCGATAGAGcaggggaagaaggtatctCTTCACCACCAGCAGAGGTCCGTCGGCTAGTCGGTTTCCGTCTGAGAGTATCAGAGTGTATTCGGTGAGTGGATGCTCGTCGCTCATTCTTGACTGGTGGTTCGAAAAACATTCCATATGGTCGACCATCCGGACTCTGCATGACGACACCGGAAGCGCCCGATCCACTTGGCGTTGCCCTTGCTGCACTGGAGAAATACTCGTTGGCCGGTGTCGCAAGTATTTCCCCAGGAGTAGGAAGTGACAGGTGCAAACCATGGTCAGTTCGAACGATTTGAGCAGCTGATGGGGGATGTTCCCCTAAAGGCGATCTTGGTTTCGGTAACCCCCCATCGGCTTTACCACCCTCATCTGGAGATTCTTCTGCGACCGAATCAAAGAAGCCATTCTCTCTTTCCGTCGGCGTACGAGAGCCACCGCCGAAGTATCCACCACCAGGCGATCGCGGGGAAGTGGCGattggagagaagaagggatcaaCAATAGGTTGATTGACAGCTGTATGAAGAGCTGTGAGGAACCGACGTGGACCAACGGGTTTGGGAATGACCATAACTTCAGGATGGATGTAAGCGCCTGAACCGGTCGACCATGGTGCCCCTACAAAGCTTGATACCACATCTCGGACTTGGTTGTATTTCGCCAAAGAGGTGAAATGAATTAGTATTGCACTTGCCGGTCTTTGAGTAACTTGACGAACGTGAGGTGTTGATCGAGTTCTCGCCGATAGGGATGGACGTTTGTTCAACCGAGGCTTGAGTGATAATGGGTGCAGTTCAGCTCGTATCCTGAATAATTCCCTTCGAAGAACggtgatatcatcatcgatgataaTAAAACGACCTTGGTCTCTTGCTGAAGGGGCCAATGACATAGGGACATCGCCAGCTGGTGTGGAGCCGGCAGTTGAACCTCCATAACCTGAATCATGCCTGCCTGTCGACATAGTTTTCGctcgatcagcttcatccccatcgatGGGGATATGTGAGATGTCCATTCCCCATGCAGCAAGGTAACTAGTCAGATGTCGAGCAAAGACGCTGCTCAGGTTAGCGTGGATAGCGACCTTCTTGGTTCTGAGGGATTCGGCGAATTCTGATAATTCGCTAAGAGTGGGTTCCCGAGCTAATCGCATAGAGGAGAAGGGTTGTCGGAtggcttcttcctccatcgaTAGAGGTGTAGGCTCCACTATTGGTTTCCCACGGGAGAGGAGTATCGACAACTCATAAGCACGTCTGGGCATTCCACTACccgaaggtgatgatggttggaCATCGACCCGTAACGTCGCATTTTGCCCCTGGAGCAACCTCTTGCCAAGAAGGGTATCAAAATTCGGTTTTATCGATTCTGCTTCTTCAGCGAGGTTGGTGAATGGATTGAGTTCTGCCTTTGGGGTGACATGAGTTGAATCGACAGTCTGCGATATATTATGCACTATCTCGAATACACATAATAGAGGTCCTTCATTGGGTCCCGGAGGTTGTAGAGAGGTTCGACCGGGAGAATTTGATCTGGAGCTTGAGGCTGACTTTTGGCTGCGATGGCGGTCGACCTCCGTTTCGGTCAATGTTTGACCGATTCGAGGAGTGAGAGAGAGGCTCTGCGGTATGACTTGTAGACCTAGCTCGATCGTATCTTCTCGGTTGGCAACAAGGAGGATTTGCCGTATAACCTATAATGAGGTTAGACCAAACATGCAGGAGGAAAGATTGATAGATTACTTACATGACTCAGAGCATATCCCAGACCCTCCCCGTCTCCATGCACGCTAACGTGTTTGATTCCTACATCCCCATGAAATAAAACAAAATCTATTGCCTTCTGTGATGCCTGTCCACTCAACATATCCGCTACGTTCTGAAGTAATTCTCCGATATCAAAATCCTCTCCTTTACGCATCAACGGTCCATGATCTAATCCCTCCACCAGTTCCTCCGCATGTGCTGACAAGAAGTTGAGACCTCGCATTGATGTGAGAAGAGCTGATAGGGAGGTAGCAGGTACTTGGACCGTACATCCCGAGTATTGCTCTTTGGCGTTATCAAGAAGATGCGGTGGcgatagatgaagaagggtcTGGATAGCGGATTGGAGTGAGTCTGCAAATTCGAGTGAGACGGAATGGAGAGCTGTAGGAGGGGGTTTGGCAGTGGGTGGGGGTTCAGTAATGGATGATATAGGGGGTGGATGACCTGTTCCCAACGGATCATAGACGGGTGATAAGGGGTGGCGGAGATAACCTAGACGTTGAGGCAAGGGCGAAGAGAAAGTCCGATTGaattgaggtggtggatcaAAATTGTATCCTTCTACTGGTGGTCCCGCACTGCTGAACTCTGGATCGATAGGTTGACCATCGTGCATGAGGGGATCTGTTGTCGAACGGAAAGCCGATCCCCTACGAACTTCATATGGCCGAAGGATGACATCGTCCTCTGAGCTGGAACTGTGAGGTTCGAACAGGTCTGCATGGTTAAGAGGATCTCTCCGGATCGGGTTCCTGTATGCACTGGACTGACCAGTATGAGATGGCCAGTCGAAAATGGGttgcgaagaggatgatgaggatgatgctgaCATCTATGAATAGAAAAGCAATTAGAGACGTACGCATTCCGAAATCATCGGTTTGACTCACTGGGATAGGAGGTTCTACATTCCCTTTGTACGACTCATTATCCAAGCTTGGTCTCCCATAGTTTTCATACATCGATGAACCTCGACTGTTGTTCCAGTCTgtaggatatgatatgatggcTGATTGTGGAGTACTGCCATGAGGAGAATCGGCGGTGCTGTTTGTGGgagatctggaagatgaaccgGGAATGGAGAGGGGTGTTACTGGTGTATTTGACGAGGATGCCATGACAGcatcgatcgattgattggGGTTGCTGCCTGAATGAGGACCATGTATCTATGTGAGGTATAAGGATGGCATCTAGTGCTATtatagtgatgatggtgaagagggagagagagagggtgATAGGTTGTGGATATGCCGTGATTCCAGTAAAGAGAGTCATCTCAGTCCCATTTTCATTTCCCATCAAAATCGCGTCAGTGGTGTACATGTGGCACATATGAACCCACTCTTATCTATCTATCCCTTCCTGATCCCACGTCATGCAGTAGGACGGGGAACATGTTGTATACGTATGTATGGTGTTATCCTCTCATCCTGTTTGTTCTGGTATGACTGCCGTCCTGGCCTCATCAGGACATGTGGTATCATCTGTACCTTGTTCACACACTCGATAGTACACCACCACCGTTGACTTCGTCAGTGGCGCTGAGCGACTCCGGTCGGTACCACAGTCATATTTCGTTTCTAGCTGCAGAATGTACGAGAGCATAAATGGGAGTACAGGAGTTGCTTCTACCAGTAGAGCTGATTCAGTCAAGAGAGGGACAACGACTGCAGTACGAGAAGGCATGTCTGTGCTCTGAAAAGGAAAATTGGACGGAGGTTGGTTGATCAACAGTCGATCTCCTCAATCTGCAGACTTCGATGGTTAAGGCATGGAGTTATCAGACGAAGAGAGAATGCAACTGATTGCTCGATATAacatatgatgatataggttGAAACGTTGATCGATATTTCTCCAGGGAAGGATACCATGAGGGAAAAACGTGAAACCTGGTGATCATGATCTGTAACTCAGATTGAGAGGACAGATCAATCGATACATATATGATCATACAGAGATGTGAAGTCATATACGACAGTACAAACTAATGCCAACAGCCAAGTCAGCATTCTCCTGTGCGTATTGTtacaaatacaaataaaAAGGGAAGGATGAATAGTCTCAGAGAACCTGGAAACAGCACTGCACAGAACTACCAACGTAGAACGAGCAAATAAGATGGCACTTCCTATATAATAAACTCAGGATGGGTTCGTCATTCGTGTGAAGGGAGGGGAGGGGAGGAGCAGGCGATATTTGGGCATATCGAAGAGGGGAACGATTGGGTGTAAAGGTAGGATGGCAGGAATTTGATGGTATTGCCAATAATGATTGAACGTGTAAACTACTCACATCTCGAAAAAGGAGCCATTCCAActatcttctccatccatccCCGTATTCCACATCCTACTAAAACCACAACAAGGGAAACAACTTCACGATGAGAGAAGTGAAAAAGCGATAGGTTCAAGGTTGTCCTTTGACGACTCCAGGCAGGGGAATTTGGCATTATCATTCGTACGCGTCAACCCATCCGAGAATGCCACGTCAACGTCCCCCCTCCCCGCCTCGATCTTCGGTCAGGTGGCATAGCTCCATGAATAGATCGAGACAACTAATCAACGATGCATACCATACATACAAGCTCATCATGCCAACACATCATGTCATAAGATATTCTATCGTTTCATCCTCTCCAGTGGACGCTATCATATAACCCATACAGAAGGTCGAACTACGAAAGCGGTATTTCCAGCCAAGACTTTCACTGGGATTTCGCACTCTACCAGCTCTGTTTTCATCTCTTGCCATTTCGACATGgatctttctccatctttatcatccatcgaccCGTTCATCCTTGGTGGGTCGGTAGTATGTAACAGGGGAGTAAGAGTGGTAGAAGCCGAATAGAATGtattatcatgatcattcGAAATTCCATTCTTTGAAATCAAGTTGATAGCTTCGTTTTTCCCCTTTTTGACGGGCGATTGAGATTTTTCACTTTGAGATCTTCTGTGGTCTACTGAATGACGATAAGAGTGGTGGTGATGCGTGGGTGGAACGGCAACGACAAATTGTAATTTGACTTTCCattccaatccacctttcccGTCTTCTTCACCGGCAGCGAGACTGAACCCCGGTGTAGCGTCTGAAGGTATATCCAGGGAAAATGCTAATCGTGTCGAAGAGACAACGTATGAAGATCGATGTTCAGCTTGTAACCTTCCCAATGACGGTTGAGTGTTTCCAGGAGGGGGAAGTAAGGGTTGAGGAATGATTTCGTGAGATTCCAGGAACGCAGAGAACTGTTTGTTGCATTACATCGTCAATGAGAATTTGTCCTTTACTATTATCTCAATtgtagactcaccttgagtaCTCTCCGCTCGGTCTCTGGCTCGTTGAAGGTCACCACCCCTAGTACAGTTTCTCCCAGGCGATAAGTGGTCTTTATCAACGTTAATACTGCCACGACTTCACCGTCTTTGGCAATATCATATGAGGCTGTGATAATGGCTCAATCATCCGCTTCTGCACCACCGATTATACTgccagctgactcaccctttGGTGAATGGCGACTTAATATCTCTACTGCTTCTCCACACCCAGCTTCCAAACCTTCCTCAACCAATTCGTCATCCCCTTCAAGCAGGGTTCCTTGCCTAGGTCGTGGTTTAAATGCTCTGCCCAAACCTTGTCCCGGTATAGCAAGCAAGGTTTGAGAGGTCCTTCCAACCACTTCACCATTCTGATCGTTTGGGATCAATGGCGGTATATCAAATCTTGACGAGGATGGGCTGACCACTCGGGATCTCGGTAGTCTAGCGTTGACTCTACCAGGACTGAGAGGAGGTAATTTTGGTGACGGTCCGTTTGGCAGAGGTGGTGAAACAGGTTCGAGTATATCAAGTAGATGACGAGCATAGGCTTGAAGGGATTCTCGGTTATCACCGGTCTCCCATCGATGTTTGTCAGATGCGCTAGATCGCCGGCGACGATCATTACTACCGTTGGGCACTGGCGTCGAATGTTCACCCTCTCGTACTTCGGTTTCGACTTCTTGTACCATGCCTTCCTCCTTCGTCTGAATGATGGGCTGCAGAACATCATATGTGCGAAATGGCTGGCCAACTACACGAACCGTAAGCTTAAATAAGAGCAATTTGAACAATTAGCTCACCTGAGACATTCGACCATACCCTAATGGGTATACTGATATCCTTTGATTTCTGTCGTCCGCCTCCTCCCGGTAAAGATACATTGAGTGACACTATCAAATCGTAGGAAAATCGAAAAGCCTTTCCACGATGTGCGGGAGGTAAGGTAGAAGGTAATCTGAGGGTGTATACGTCTATGCGTTCTCAATATCAGAGCGGATATAGCAGCTGTTACTCGACGTACTCACATTCCTTACTTTCGCCTTCTTTCAACTTCACATCTACACCCAACAGACTTCTGGTCGTCTCCAATACGGGTAGATCCTTCATATTCCACACTCTTTTCCGTTCTTCCTCCAAGCTACCACCGCTGCCTCCCATGACCAGGTCCTTTGCTAATCCGAACAAGCTACCCGTCAAACTCGGTTGAGTCGAATTGCCTATGGCACCTGTACCAAAGCTGAGCTGCCATCTTGATGATCCACCGGAACTTGAACCGCTTGGAGTTAGAGACGAAGTCGGGTTGAGCGATCCTGATCCTACTGGTTGATGGAGTAACATCGATCTGAGAGGTAATAGGGGGTCTGGCGGTATGTATGTGTTAGAAGGATGAAACTGGGCCACCAATCTCGTATACGCCCATAGCACAGTCGTAGTTCCTCTATCCGCCGGTATGCGTTCTCGGATATATGGATGGGTAGGAGGTGGCACTGGTGGCGGAGTTCCCAAACCAAGAAACGAGGCTCCGTATGCGTTATGATACGATGGGGTTCTTCCATGGGTCAGAGGTGAGGGTGTAGGACGCGATTTCTGCCTGGTCAATGCTTCGTTCGACAAAAACGTATCGTCATCGGTTGAAGTACCTATGGAACTTGTCGAGCTGTTCCCTCTCGTCAGGGGTGGTCTCGATGGACCGGCACTCGTTGAGGAAGGGCGTAGTGGTGGTGACAGAATTTGATTTATGGATCCATCCGATGGGGGCGATAGAGGGAAGTTTGTGATGGATATCTTGCgtgagtgaggatgatgcgAAGGAATGGCAGCAGGCTGCGGCCGACGAGATGGTAATGGGGGCGGTGCTGAAGGGGATTGGCTCAGCATGCATTACTTCTCATTCAGTATCTGATCTCAGTCACTCACTCGGCTGACCTCCAAGGGCCCACACCAATTCCTGAGGACTCATCGTCCCTTTACCCAATGCTAAACTCCTTGTTCTTCTACTATGACCTGCTTGTTTTGCACTTCCATTCTCCTTATTACCCCATCCATCTGGACTCCTGAAGTTCATAGGTTTCTCCCTAGTCGGCGAAAGTGGTCCTGTCCCCTGTCCGGGCCATCCTGGTGCTCTGTAAGCTGGATTGGCTCCTGGACTATAAGGAAATCCAGAATCTGTCGCTGGTTGCCCGGGTGTCGAATTGATCGATAGTGGTGTCGTGAGGcgtgatggtccagcttcagcATTGGCATCTTGATATGCCAAAGGTATGGTAGGTAGATTCAATCCTATCTGACCTTTCCTCGTAGGTAAGTCCTGTATCGAAGATATACCATCTCGTGATTCAAAGGGAGGTAACTGTCTTCCAGCCGAAGCAGCGCTTCTCACATCAGCTGTAGGAGATACAGACACCGGTGTTCTCGGGAAAGAGGCATCTGCGGGTGGTGTGCGAGTATTGGTGAATGTTATAGTGACCGAGAAGGTCTCTCCGGCGTAGTAAGCTGATGCTGAGGGGGTTATGGTCACTTGAAGATGTGGGTCATCCAGATTGACGGTGTTGGCCGAGTGGGAGAcggacgatgaggaggatgagaaggggaagtaggATGACATTCTGCTTGATCAGGTTGACATAGCTGGCGTGTTTCTCGGGCACCCTGCGTCCTATCTAGATTCTGATGTGGTGttggcgatgatgatataggagTGGGTTATTGACGGTGGACGTGTCATGGGTAGCTGTGAAGTTGGCCCCGGTTATCGATGTGATTATCCTGGCGGGATCTTGTTGTTTTGGTTGCGGTCAAGTGAGGGAGGGCGGGTGCCACAGTCCAATCATTTATTTCATCCACCCACCTTGGACTCCCCCCTTTTCACCCTGCTTGACTACGTGCGTGTTTATCTCTTTTTCACAAgtaacaaatcatcatcattccatcttcaactcCATTTTTCCATCACTCCATCCCACTCAGCCTCCTCAGATCTCGATTGCATCCCACAAAGCACGTCTAGGCCTCCTGCATCCCGCTTCAAGCAACTTTTTATCACTCCTCAGCAGCGAGATATCCTCTACGGCGATAACCCCTGTCATGGCTCCTTCAACGCCTTCCACACCGCACGGGAGTGGAAGGGCTGGCAGTGAAGGTGGTTCACCCGCACCCACTGTCGCTGCACCAGGATCATATGCTTTAGATGTGAGTGAGACTCTCATTTGAATGGTCTTCGTATTCATTTCCATAACATATTGAACCCTTTGTTGACACTGTCGTTCCGTCGGATAGGATGTGATACCCGGAGTCAAAATATTCGTTCGAAAACCTTTACCAAACGGACAAGATGAACAGCGAAAAGCTGAGATCCTATCAACACGACCGAAACCCAAACCATCCGCATTTGCACCCCCCCCTCCTCCCGACGCACCACCTCCGGATCCAAGGGATGACACAGAATACTACGTCCATTATGTCGAGTTCAACAAGCGATTGGACGAATGGGTAGGTGGAAGTAGGTTGATCATCGAAAAGGAGATGGAATGGCCAAAGccaaaagaagaggataagaagaagaaggaaaaagtTGGAAAGGCTACACCTGGTGCTTCGACGCCTACCCGAACGACTGGATCACCTAGACCTTCAGGTAGTCTGTTGAAGAAGGCAGCTACGAAAGCGGCATCTGCTGTTGGGAAAGCACAGCATCCTCTGTCAAAGGGTATTCCACAAGGTAAAGTACCACAGAAGAGAAGGGGTAAAGATGCTACGAGTTCAATtgcggatgatgaagaagacggggaagaagatgacgaagtggttgatggagatggagatatCAGTATGGCAGGATCAGATGGTGATTTAGATGGTGATGGCGAAATAGATTTATCTGGACCACAGAATCCTCAAGCTGCTCCCAAAGTATTTTCGAAGAAACAGGAAATTGAAAAATTACGAACATCAGGATCGATGACTCAATCTCATTCTGAAGTTAGTCGAGTCAAGAATTTAGATAAACTCCAGATAGGTAAACATGAAGTTGAAACTTGGTATTTCTCACCTTATCCTGTTGAATACGCCCATTTGCCTGTACTATACATCTGTGAATTCTGTCTACTCTATTACCCCTCTTTCACCCAACTGAAAAGGCATCGATCGAAATGTACACTACTCCATCCACCCGGCAACGAGATCTACCGATACGACGATATATCATTTTTCGAGATTGACGGTCGACGCCAGAGAACATGGTGTAGGAACCTATGTCTGATATCGAAATGTTTCCTGGATCACAAGACATTGTACTACGATGTGGACCCTTTCATGTACTATTGCATGACGATCAAAGACGAATATGGTTGTCATCTGATCGGTTACTTCTCAAAGGAGAAAGAGTCGCCGGAGGGATACAACGTAGCTTGTATCTTGACTTTACCACAGCATCAACGTAAAGGTTATGGTAGATTGTTAATCGAATTCTCGTACGAGCTATCAAAAGTGGAAGGTAAATTGGGATCTCCAGAAAAACCATTATCGGACTTAGGTCTATTAGGTTACAGAGCCTACTGGCAAGAAAAGATAGTAGAATTGTTATTGAAcagcgatgatgagatatcaCTGGAAGAGATCGCTCAGAAAACCTCAATCACTCATGGTGATATCATGCATACGTGAGTAAGCTACGGTTCTCTGACTAAGGATATCATACTGACCATTACTGTCAAACCTAGCTGTCAAGCACTTCAAATGATCAAGTACTACAAAGGTGGACATATAATCCACCTGACCGATGCCGTGCTGGAACAACACCGAAAGACCATGTCGAAGAATCGAAGGTCGATCAATCCTGCAGCACTGAAGTGGAAACCTCCTGTTTTCTCAAGAGCTCAGTTGGCCTTCGGATTCTAACAACTTTTCCTCACTTTGCTCCTCGTCTTCTGGTTTTTACCCTCGTTCCGTCTTGgtctcttctcttttttgTGTTGGATCGTGATCCATATCCGTAAATTTTGTATTATAGCGAGAACATGTTGTATTGGGAATAGAAGAACGACATGCATGAAACCTGAACGAAAGCAAGTGTGACAAGTTGATCTCAATCGAGTACAATAAAAGGTTTTGAATGATACAGATTGAAGACACAGATAACTACAACAAAAAGTATAGGGCACGAGCTGACCATAAAGGtataccttcacctcttaATTATCATTTGAGAATTTGTTGATAAAGTATGATAAGGTACGTCCACGTCCTTGTTGAACTGATGCAGGTGCATTACCATAGAACTGCTTTTTGAACTTTTTTAtattttccttttccttcttgtAATGTCCTATTATATTAGCTGAGAATGAACGTTTTTTATCTTGTTCTCTATCCATTCTAAccttctcattctcctcttcacaTTCTCGTATCATGTCCAAGAACTCTCCTCTATCCATTCCTAGCTTCCACATGGTCGAAACTTCTCTAGGATCCCAGTCACCAATGCTTACCCGTGTGTGCTTTTGAAGAGATTCCGACATCGTAGCATTAAGCTTCTGAGTCCTCTCGAAATGATTAAGCTCAGCTAAAAGCTGAGGATGCACTGGTGCACACCAGCGTCTCCAGTATTCGGGTTTCCCACCTCTAAGTATCTCCATGTCCCTCTTCAACCTACTTGTCTCTCTCacacctttcaacttctgttcctctttctcagccCGAACATCATCGTTCACCCTTGTCAGCCTTCGAGACAATTCCaatgcatcttcatcatccctcatctcacGTTCATTGGACTTCTGTCTGACAGAAAGTGGTAAACTCAACGACCTTTTGGCATGGGGCGTATAAGAACGCGGCGAAGTCACGAATCGACTAGGAGAAGTAGGGGAACCAACCAAGGTAGTCTGCCTGGAGATGTCTACCATGTAACTCCAACTCGCACTTGATTGACCCGTAGAGGAACGAAGAGGAGTTTCCGACTTAAGATAATGCACATAGGTCTTGTAACCagtttcttcttcaggtaagCCTTTTTTGAGGTCCTGTAAAAACTTATCCTCGCTTTCCTGGTTGAAATGCACTGGTACATGTATCCAATCGCCACCGGGTGTAGCTACTGCGGCAGTTGGCTGGTCGAAGATGTCAGAGGGTATTCTGACCTTCATTGCATTTCGTCGTTGTATCCCATTGGCTTCGGTGTGactttcatcctctacaGGTAGGTTCCGGAAAATGGTATATTCACATGTCGATTCTTTTTGTTGAGGGGAGGGTGGTGTCTGATTTTACGAAGTCAGCATATTGTCACATCTCATGCATATaaacttcctcttcgtcgtaCATGCCAcatagaatcaagaaagatgCGTCATACATCTCATGCAATCTCGAAGATCAGTGCAATGGATCGTTCGGTTAATCATGGTGAATATGTATCGTATCTCTCAAAGATTCAAATGTGGCACATGACGGATATTCCACTGGGTCTCCAAGAATGATCGTCGGCAGAGGAAGATAATGGACAGCTTACATGGTGATCAGGGAATTTAGT from Kwoniella botswanensis chromosome 3, complete sequence includes these protein-coding regions:
- a CDS encoding histone acetyltransferase ESA1, giving the protein MAPSTPSTPHGSGRAGSEGGSPAPTVAAPGSYALDDVIPGVKIFVRKPLPNGQDEQRKAEILSTRPKPKPSAFAPPPPPDAPPPDPRDDTEYYVHYVEFNKRLDEWVGGSRLIIEKEMEWPKPKEEDKKKKEKVGKATPGASTPTRTTGSPRPSGSLLKKAATKAASAVGKAQHPLSKGIPQGKVPQKRRGKDATSSIADDEEDGEEDDEVVDGDGDISMAGSDGDLDGDGEIDLSGPQNPQAAPKVFSKKQEIEKLRTSGSMTQSHSEVSRVKNLDKLQIGKHEVETWYFSPYPVEYAHLPVLYICEFCLLYYPSFTQLKRHRSKCTLLHPPGNEIYRYDDISFFEIDGRRQRTWCRNLCLISKCFLDHKTLYYDVDPFMYYCMTIKDEYGCHLIGYFSKEKESPEGYNVACILTLPQHQRKGYGRLLIEFSYELSKVEGKLGSPEKPLSDLGLLGYRAYWQEKIVELLLNSDDEISLEEIAQKTSITHGDIMHTCQALQMIKYYKGGHIIHLTDAVLEQHRKTMSKNRRSINPAALKWKPPVFSRAQLAFGF